TGGACCTTTTGAAATTGGCAGGCGGGCCGAATGCAGAGGACCTTCGTAAAAAAGCACCAAAGGATATGTTAGGTGATAAAGATGTCGGTTTTAGCGATTTGATGAAAAAAAGAGGACAGAAAAAGAGTTTTGAGACAGGCGGGGTACTCAAGGTATTCCGTGTTAAAGTATCGATTTTCTATACGGAAGGAAATAAAAAAGAAACCTATAGCGTAGAAACATTTAGGAGCACTAAATACTAATGTTTGTAATGCGCCGGTCTAGACATGGTTTCACTTTGGTGGAGATTTCCATTGTTGTGATGATTATGGCTGTGATTTTTACTGGAATTTTTTCTGTTTTTTATACAGCCAATAAAATTTCGAAAAAAGGTGCATCAAATAAAGGAGCTAATCGAAAAGATATTCTTTATGCAATGGAGAATATTCGTGGAACGTTAGCCCGCACGTACTTTATTGATAATCAAAAAAGGATTTTGTTTGTTGGTAAACAAGAAGGTGTGACTGGGACAAGAAACGATCGAATTGTTTTTGCATCGGCTAATCCGAATTCAGAAGAAGAAGGGCAGGCGTCGGTTCGGGAAGTTTCTTTTTATCTTCGGAAAATGCCGAATCCTAAAATGGACGGTTTGTCCTATCTCATTCGGAGAGAAGATGAAATGATTGATACTTTTCCTACGCAAGGCGGTGTAGAGCACGTCTTACTTGAGAATGTAAAAAGTTTTCAAATGAAATTTTCAGAACGTGGAGACAAATGGGTAGATGATTGGAATTCCCGAACAACAAAAAAAATTCCAAGATTGATTCGATTTGAAATTATATCACTAGTGGGGACTACCTTTGTTAAATATGAATCGCTTGCGCATCCGGTTATCCTCTACAAATAAAAAAGCAAAAAAGGGGTTTATGGTCTATCTCCTTGTGATGGCCATTGGTACCGCTTCAATGTTTACGGCTTCCAAATTCTTTGAAGACGCGGCTACAGAATACAGAGTGGCTCGTTCCCAAGCAGATGGATTTCGGGCTCATATGCTTGCGAAAGCGGGGTTTATGGGTGCCGTTGGTGCTCTAAAGAAAATCCCGGAAGAGGTGCTCTATCAGTCGGGGTTGGCCATGGATCCGCCTCCGATTCCTCTCGGGGGTGGTGTCATCTATTACACAATGAGTCCGGAAGATGGAAAGATAAACATCAATTCCCTTGTGAAAATTTACGATGACCAGCCGAATCAAAGGACGATTGAGATGGTAACCCGGCTTTTTTACCAATTTGCATTAAAACGAGAAATGATTTTTCCAATTCTGGATTGGATTGATGAAAACCACCAAGAAACCGGAGGGGGTGCCGAACAGTATTACTACAATCGGCTTTCGCCACCAAGGAAAATCAAAAATGCCCCGTTTTATTCCCTCTCGGAGCTCCTAAATGTGAAGGGATTTGATCGGGCGGTCGTCTATGAAAGCTTAAAACCCAAGGACTACGACAAAAATAATTCTAAGGACTTTATGACTGAAGAGGAGAGAGCTCTTCGTTCCGATAAGGATTATGTGCTCTCGAATAATATTACTGCCTACTTGCCTGCGGGTGATTCCTATGATGACCGGATCAATATCAACACTGCGCCCTATTTTGTCTTAATATCCCTTTCCGACTTTATGACCAAACAAGCCGCCATGAAAATTTTGAAACTCAAGTTGCAGAAAGGAGGCTATATTAAAGAATTGAAAGATCTGGAGACAGAACCTGAATTCCAAGTCAAAACAACAGGGGACCTCACTCTGTATAAAGAATTGGCTGGAGAGGGAACGGATGTCTCTGGTGGACGTATCAAAACCAAAGGCGAAGTTTATAAAATCACAGGGGTTGGGATTATAAAGGATAAAGTGGTTCGAAAGGTATCAGGTCTTTTTGACCTTACCAACAACCAAATGTTATACTATACTGAAGATTAATTATGTTATCATTTGACCAATACCTAGCTATCGATTATGGTTCGACGTTTCTAAAAGGAGTACTTTTTAAAAAGGTACTCGGCAAAGTAGTGATCCTTCGAACGGAGAGCCTTCCCGTGGTGGAACTGGACGAATCCGAGGGAGATCCCTTCGAATATAATATCATTCGTTTCATTCAAAGTTTTTTTCCAGAAGAAAACAGATTCCTTCTCAACCTGGGAATCCACAATCTTTTTGTTCGAGATCTCACCGTACCTTTGGTTTCCGAAAAAGCCATCCAAGAAGTATTACCATTTGAAGTAGAAAATTTAGTTCCTTATCCTATGGAGGAATTGGAAGTCATTGGTAAAACTTGGAGATCGAATAAAGAAAACTCAGAAGTCATTTCTTTTAATGTCCATCATTCTGAATTACTTCGGGCATTAAAACCATTTGCTAAGGGAGATCTTTCCTTATCTTGTTTGTCTCTGGACTCTTTTGCTCTTTCTTCTCTAGTGACAAAAAACTATCCATTGTTACTCGCAGAGCAAACTATACTGCAATTGGATTTGGGTGGAAAATATAGCATTCTCAATGTTCTCTTTGAAGGGAAACTACGCCATACTCGCCAAATATATATTGGTGGTGAAGATGTAAGTTTGGAAATTGCAAATCTGCTAAAAATTGAATTAGAGGATGCAAGGGCATTAAAAGAATCTCTCCCAGTCGGCTTTCTTTTTGACACGATCGAAAAGTCGGAAGAAACGAACTTCTTATCCAAATTCCATATTAGTGCGATTCAGTGGAAAACGCTTCGAAAGTTTATTTTGGCAAAGATGGATCAACTCATTCACGAAGTAGAAAATAGTATTTTTTCTCTTCCTGAAACGGAAAGACCAAGTATCATTTTGTTATCTGGTGGGGCCAGTCTGTATCCAGGTCTCACTGCTTATTTGGAAGAAAAGTTAGGAATCAAAACTGGTCGATATGAATTTTTAGGAATTAATGATCCGAGTTTTGTCACCGCTGTAGCGACTGGAACTCATTTTGAATCGAGAAATAAAGTTAACTTTTTGGAAACTGGGTTTGCAAAAAAAATCCACACCAACCGATTTAAATTATCCGCTTTCAAACCCCACCTAATTCTCGTAAGCATTTCTTTGGTTCTTTTATTCGGAGTGTTCTTGATTGGAATTGTTTTAGATAAAAGAAAAATAACTGCTAACAAACTGGTCTTACTAGAAAAATACAAAAATGGGATTGGTGGAGAGCTGGGAGAGGATGAGGATCCGCTGAAGCTCGCCTCTGACAAACTAAAAGCAGAACGAAAGAAAACGGAAATCTATCGTTTGTTCCTTTCCCAGGAAAGTGTTTTGGATGTTTTGAACGAAGCCACTGAACAATTTCCTTCCCCAGAGGTATTACCTTTTATTTTGGATCAGTTCAATTTCGAAGAAAAGGAAATCCAAATTTATGGGCGTGTGAATGAATTTGGAGAAATTGGAACCATCCAATCAGCTTTAGAGAAATCTGAAAAATTTACCAATATACAAATTCAAAACAAAAGACTGATCACTGGAGTAAACAAATTCAAAGTCAGTTTTAAAATCAAAATGGATGTTGTGACTCCTAAGGATGAACCATAATGTTTGACAGGCTAAATGATCGAGAACGTGTTTTAGTCACTGGACTCATCAGTTTTGTGGCTCTTCTTGGAATTTATACAATTATTACTTTATTTTCTGATTTGAGAAATAGTCTCACGGAAGAAATTTTCGAAACTAGATCTCAGGCAACGGAACTTGATCGAGTGATCCGTGAGTATAACTATCTGCGCGGTTTACAGTCTGGTGGAAGTGAAGAAGATGTCAGTGTGATGTATTCGAAATTGGATCAAATTCTAATTCGTTACAACTTAAAAGACAAAGTCCAAACCATGAAGGATACAAGCAACGTTATCCAAAAAGATTATAACAAAATTACGATTGATGTATCCTTTCGTTCTGTTTTGTTGCAGGACATTATTAAACTTGTTTATGATATTGAAAAGAATAAACAAATTCAAGCAAAGGTAGACTTACTCAGTTTTCGAAAGCCATTTGCTGAAAAAGAAATTTATGATGTGAATTTAAAAGTTTCATCATATAGCCGTTTATCGAAAGGGAAATAGTATGTCAAAACAAAACGAATTAGAAGACGATTTCCTCAACGAAGAAGACCAAGAAGTTCAAGAAAGCCTGTTGGAAGACGACGGTGAATTGTTTGATGAAGATGGTGATGAGGAACATACGAAGGTCAATCGCAAACAAGTGTTTACGCTCGTTGCCATCGCTTTTGTTTCTTTTCTAGTATTTACTATATTTATATTTCCACTTAATGAAATTGTTCGTTCGATCTTAATCAAAACAGGAAAAGAAACTGGAATCTTTATGGATGCGAAAGAAATCCATTTCCCAATGATTGGAAGAAAGTCTTTTGATAGTTTTGTCGCCAGTTTCCCTTCAGGTACATCGATTAAAGCTGAAGAAATTAGTTTGGGTGTTTCACTTTTTGGTCTGCTCCAATCCCGCTTGGATGGGGATGCTAACATTGGATATTTTAGTTTTGAAGGCAGTGAGTGGGCAGCGAACATTCAAACTTTGGACATTCCACTACGACTTTCTCCGATTGATGATAAAATTACTAAATGGAATGGAGAAGGGGAGATTGATTTAGCTGGTGGAAAAATCAAAGAATCTTCGGAGATCCCATTTTTAGGAAGTTTAAAAGGAACTGACATTCGGAAGGCAAATCTGGTTTTTAAAATACGCTCAGGTAAGTTACTTTTGGAGCGTGGTATTTTAGAATCTTCGCTCGCTAAATTCCAATTCCAAGGTGTGGTTCGTCTCTCCGATAACTTAGCCTTCTCTCAATTAGATTTAAAGGTTTGTTTTACTCTCACGGAAAAATTTGCTCAAGAACGTCAAGACTTAGTTGGTATGGTCGCACTCCTTCCTCAGGAAGGGGGAAAAACTTGTATCCCAATTAGAGGGACATTCTCATCTCCTAAGGTTGATCTTCCCAATTTGAACCAGTTAGGTGGTCCGGCACCAAAAGCGGAAGAATCTGCTATCGAACCGGCACCCGTTCCTTAAATTTTCCATTCTAACTCTGAGTTATCGATTCGATACATAAAAATTGTATTTCCACTTCTAAAAAATACTAGGTCCTCCAGTCATTTCGATAGGAAAAATCAGTAGATAAAAAAAGAGACCCCATTTGGGATCTCTTTCTAATTTCTAAAAACCAAACTCCTATCTTAAATCGAAGTTTGGCTATGATCAGGTTTGGTTATTAGGAACAACCTGTAGTGGATCCGCATGAGATACACTTCAGGCAAGCTCCGTTACGAACCATTTGGAAGGAACCACATTCTGTACAGGAATCACCTGTATAACCTTTGGTTCTGGCTTCCGCGATGATTTTCAGAGTTGCCGCTGCTGATTGTGCAGCAGTCGGTTGAGTGCCACCTGCTACAGCTACCGGTTCAGGTTTTTCTTCCAATACCGATTTCATAGAAATGGGTGCCACATGTAGTGGAACTCTTAGCCCACTACTTTCCTGCTTTCCCACTAGATCTTTGCTCGGTTCTGCCTTCCTTCCAACTTCGTCAGTTCTTAGATCTTCGGGAGATACTTGTGCCAAGTCGTATCTACCAAGGTAAGTAATGGCAAGTTCTCTAAAGATGTAATCGATCACTGAGGTTGACATCTTTATGTGTGGATTGCCTGAAACCATTCCGTTTGGTTCAAATTTGAAGAATGTAAATGCTTCTACAAATTCTTCTAACGGAACTCCGTGTTGGAGACCAAGAGAAATTGCAATGGCAAATGCATTCATAAGAGAACGGAAAGCCGCTCCTTCTTTATGCATATCGATAAAGATTTCACCGAGTTGGCCATCTTCGTATTCACCTGTGCGAAGATATACTTTGTGTCCACCCACCATAGCTTTTTGGGTATAACCTGCACGACGGTGTGGGAGTTTTCTCCTTTCCGCAATGTATTTATACACAAGTTTTTCTGCCACTTCAGTTACCGTTTTTGGAGCAGAAGAAGTTTGTAGTTCTTCGTCTTCTTCACCTACAGCACTTAACAACTGAAATACGGAGTTAAGTGGTTGTGAAAGTTTCGATCCGTCACGGTAAAGCGCATTTGCTTTGATCATCACTTTCCAAGACATTAGGTATGCGTTTTTCACATCCTCAATGGTTGCCTCTTCGGGAAGGTTGATCGTTTTGGAGATAGCCCCCGAAATGAATGGTTGTGCCGCAGCCATAATTCGGATATGTGATTGATAAGATAAAAATCGTTTTCCGTATTTCCCACATTTGTTTGCACAATCAAAAACAGCCAGATCCTTCTCTTTGATGAATGGTGCGTTTTCGATTGTCATCGTTCCGCAAACATAATCGTTTGCTTGGGAGATTTCATCTGCAGAAAAACCTAGTGTTTCCAAAAGGTTAAAACCCATGGAGTTATAAACAGATGGATCAATTCCCAATGTTTTGGAAAGGAAATCTTCGCCTAACGTAAATTTGTTGAATGCAAATTGGACATCAAAAACAAAGGGAAGTTGTTTTTCGAGTTTTTCCAGTACATCTTCTGTAAAACCTTTCTCTTTCAAACGAGCGGTATTGACACCAGGTGCTCCGTTGAAAGTGGCATGGCCTTTACAATAGTTTACGATCGCATCTTGTTCCGCTTGGCTATAACCAAGTTTTTTCAATGCAGCAGGTACTGATTGGTTGATGATTTTAAAATATCCACCACCAGCCAATTTTTTGTATTTCACTAGAGCAAAGTCTGGTTCAATTCCAGTCGTATCACAGTCCATGACAAGACCAATGGTTCCTGTAGGAGCAATCACAGTTACCTGTGCGTTGCGGTACCCATACAATTCTCCCAGTTCTAAAGCTCTATCGGAATCTTCTTTTGCTGCTTCGAGTAGGTAAGAAGGAAGAAACGAAGGATTGATTCCCACTGGAGTGATGGTAAGGCCTTCGTATTCTTCTTTTGGTGCATTGTAAGCGGCACGTCTATGGTTACGAATCACTCGGAGCATATGGTCTTTGTTTTTTTCGTATCCAACAAATGGTCCGAGTTCCTTTGCCATCTCTGCCGAAGTTGCATACGAAGACATATGCATGATAGAAGAAATCGCACCAGTGACTGCCATCGCTTCTTGTGAATCATAAGGAATTCCCATGATCATAAGAAGGGAACCAAGGTTCGCATAACCTAAACCTAAAGTTCTGAACTTGTATGATAGTTCTGCAATTTCTTTGGAAGGGAACTGAGCCATAAGCACAGACACTTCTAGGATGATGGTCCACACTTTGTTTAAGTAGCGATATCCTTCTACATCAAAGGTTCCGTCTTCTTTTAAAAATTTTACAAGGTTTGCCGATGCCAAGTTACAAGCTGTGTTGTCGAGGAACATATACTCAGAACATGGATTCGAGGCATTGATGGCACCGTCTTCAGGACAAGTATGCCATTCATTGATTGTGCTGTGATACTGGGTTCCTGGGTCTGCAGAATTCCAAGCAGCATTCGCAATTCTTTCCCAAAGGTCACGTGCGCGTAATGTTTTTGCCGGTTTTGCATCTCGGTTTTGTGCCTTCGCTTTTTCCTTTTCTGTCCTATTGTAAAGGTGGAAAGGGAGATCCTTTTCGACTGCTTCCATAAATTCATTTGTGATTCGCACTGAGTTATTGGAGTTTTGTCCGGAAACTGTATTGTATGCTTCGGACTGCCAATCAGTGGTCAACTCTTCAAAGAGTAGGTCTTTGTATCCTTGTCTGGAGAGGTCAATCACTCGTTTGATGTAGTTGTCTGGAACAAATGCTTTTCTTGCTTTTTGGATCGCTTTTTTGAGATCTAAATTGGCAGTTGGGTCGTAAGCTGCTTCACCAAGTGTTTGTTTGGCGGAAGTACAGGTACTCATAATATCGTTTAAGAGACGGTTGTTTAAGATGGATCCCGTAACAAGGGATGCCACTTTTTTCTCTTCTTGAACTTTCCAATCAATGAATTCTTCGATGTCTGGATGGTCCATATCAAGACAAACCATCTTCGCCGCTCGACGAGTGGTTCCTCCTGATTTGATCGCACCTGCAGCTCTGTCCCCAATTTTAAGGAAAGACATAAGGCCGGAACTTTTACCACCACCAGAAAGAGATTCATTGGCAGCTCGTAAGTTCGAGAAATTGGTTCCTGTTCCCGATCCGTATTTGAAAAGGCGAGCTTCACGAACCCAAAGGTCCATGATACCCCCTTCATTCACTAAATCGTCATCCACTGATTGGATGAAACATGCATGGGGTTGCGGGTGTTCGTAAGAAGAGGCGGATCTTACCAATTTTCCCGATTTTGGATCCACATAATAATGTCCTTGTGACTTTCCATCAATTCCATAAGCCCAGTGGAGACCAGTATTGAACCACTGTGGGGAATTGGGTGCAGCCATTTGGCTTGCGAGCATAAAAATAACTTCTTCATAGAAGACACGAGCACTGTCTTCATCAGTAAAATAACCGTGTTTGTAACCCCAGTATGTCCAACATCCCGCAAGGCGGTGGAACACTTGTTTGGAATCAGATTCTCCTACAAAACGATCTTCGGGATTGAGAGCGGAGAGTTTTTCATCGTCAGGAACCGAACGTTGTAACCATTCCGGAATGCCTTTTTCTGCAACTTTCTTCAGATATTTGGGAACACCTTTCCGGCGAAAGTATTTCTGCGCGAGGATATCTGTTGCTACTTGCGACCAAAAATCCGGAACTTCGACTCCGTTAGCCTCAAATACAACGGACCCGTCCGTATTCGTAATTTTAGAATCCTTACGGACCCAAGTAAGATTCGGGTATAGACCCTGATTCCCTTTGGTAAAATGCCTCTCAATTTTCATGCAGACCCCATCTACAACAACATATACAATTTCTATTTTTTCCTCTACCAGGAGCGGAGAGGATTATGTCACAATGAAGGGTTCTTTCGTTAGAAACATCCATTTTTTAAAGCTAGGAAGCCGGAATTCTTAGAATTTTTTCAAAATTTCTGTTGGCTCTAATTGTTTTTTTTCGTTGACCTAGCGACCTTCCTACGTAGCATGGTCACAGATTCGAGATTCCCCTTTAGCTCAGTCGGTAGAGCAAATGACTGTTAATCATTGGGTCGCTGGTTCGAGCCCAGCAGGGGGAGCCATCCGAATCGAACCTGAGTTTTGAAGTCCATCGACTCTCCGAAATCCCTAACATTTTCTTCCCGTTTCCTAGGTTTCTCCCCAAAATTCAAGCAATTTCAGTGCCATAAACCCAATTCTATCACTGTTCTTTTTGGTTTTCTCATTTTTTTTTGCCTACTTCCCCTTGCCGGTGAAGGAAATTCTTTGCCAGAATCACCTCTTTGGAACTCGGAACAAATCCTTTTTGTTACCGCAAGAGCCGGTGAAACCACAGGACATTTGGATTTTTACACTCTAAACGAGGGAGAATGGACTGCAGTGATCGAAAAAATACCGGTGCGACTGGGGCGAAATGGACTCATCCTTCGGGAAGAAAAAAGAGAAGGGGACGGATCCACTCCTGCAGGCAGTTATCCCATCCAAAGAATCATTGGAAAACAAAAAAAGATAATTCGAAATTTAGAATACACTCAAATTCGAAAAAACCATTACTGGAGTGATCACCCTAAGTCCAAAAATTACAACCAATTGATTACACACTACGAAAAAGGGGCAGTTCCCCTTGGAGATTCCTATATTTACGATTTATTTGTTGTGATTGAACACAATACAAAACCGGCTCTTCCTGGAATGGGGAGTATGATCTTTATTCATGTTTGGAATGAAGACAAACCTACTTCTGGTTGTGTGGGTGTCGAATTAAAATGGTTGGAGGGATTGACCAACCAATTGGATGGAAACAAATTACCTTTTCTCGTGATTGTCGAAACAGACGAATGATTATGATTCAGTTTTCATAAAGAAAGAAAATATTAAGTCTTGTCCTTGACAACTAACGCATAACCAGTAGTTTGTTGCGACTATGAGACAAATTTCAAAAACCATTCTCTTGTTAGGTTCTTTGGTTGCATTTATTGGGTGTGTCACTCCAGTTAAAAAGCCAACTACGAATACTATAAATAACAAATCTGGGGCCGTTAGTTTGAAAATTGGGTTTCCAATTTTTTTTCCGTTTGTTCCTGATCGATTTGCATCCAAAGTGTATTTACTGAAAATTTCAAAGGATAAAAAGAATTATTCGGAAATGCCTTTGATTGAGTCTGCAATGCAAAATCGAGATCAAGTGACATTTCTAAATTTGGAACCAGGGGATTATGCTATAGCTGGGTTTTACCGCTTAAACGAAACATCCAATAATTCGGCTGATATCTACGCAATTTTAGATGACGCTTCTATCGAGAAATCGATCTTTAGAGTCAAAGAAAATGAAATAACTATCCTAGGTATCATTTATTGTATGTTGGCTAATGATGCTTTAAACTTACAAGGAAATCAATTTGAACTGTCTAAGAAAATAGCACCCGGTATTGAGAATAATACAGCCGAAGTGGTATTCACTACTTTGGTCGGAGGACACACTCGCCAAGTACGTGTGGAAACAATTACTAAAATAAAAAATTCTCCAGAAGAAATAGATTCATTTAAGCCGACACTAAAAGAAATTTTCGAAGGTACTGCCTGGAAAAGTCAGTTTAAAAATTTGAATTAAAGTTGAGGAAATAAAAAAGCCGGTATTTAGCTTTAAATACCGGCAAAATATGTTGTTTAGGTTTAGAATTGATTAGAAGATCAAAAAGTTGTTAAGGCAAAGTCTTTGTAATCAGGCGTTTTCATTTCCTTCTCCCAACGACTCCAAGTATAAGGCCACATAGCAGGATCTCCATCTGGATCCAAATACCAACTTTGACAACCACCGAGCCAGACTGTGTTTCCCATTCCTGCTTTGAGATAAGCTGCAAATTGTTTTAATGCCTCTTCTGTGGTTTCAATTTCGTCAAATTTCTTTTTTCTCCAATCATGGATCACTTTCATGACGTATTTAGTTTGTATTTCACTCATGGCAATGACAGAGAAATTTCCAATTGGAGTATTGGGACCGAGCATCAATACAAAATTAGGAAAATGCGGAATGAATAAAGATCTGTAAGCTTGGACTTTCTTTTTCCAAACGGAGTCAATGCTAATTCCATCTTTCCCTGTTAGGTTCATAGGCCTCATAAAGTTGAAGGGATGAAATCCAGTCGCAAGGATTAATACATCTAGTTCGTGCAGTGTTCCATCTTTAGTGACAACTCCTTTCTCAGTAATTTTCTCGATCCCTTCTGTCACCAAATCTGCATTAGGTTTTTGTATGGCATCATAGAAGGTTGAGTTTACAATCACTCGTTTGCAACCCACCCGGTAGTTCGGTGTTAGTTTTGCACGTAAAATTGGATCCTTAACAGAAATTCGGAGATTCCGTTTACAAAGAAAACTCATAAGCATATGAGGAATTTTTTTTCCAATCACTGCTTTGGAGAAAGTTTGTTCAACGGCAAAGGTGTACCATTTGTGGAATCGTTTTAGAATATTAGGTTCCTTCCTCCATTTTTTTTTGTCTTCTTCAGTATAGTTGGTATCAGGAACTTTTACAATCCATTGAGGAGTTCTCTGAAACACAGACACTTTTTCCCCTACTTTGATCATTTCAGGAATTACTTGAGCAGCCGTGGACCCTGTGCCAATGATACCAATTCGTTTTCCTTTTAATTCTACTGAATGATCCCATTCAGCAGTATGAAAACATTTGCCTTGGAAAGATTCAAGGCCGGGGATATTCGGCCTTGCAGGATGATGCAAAATTCCGGTTGCAGAAATTAAAAAATCAGAAACGAAAGTCTTCCCTTGGCTGGTTTTGGTGGTCCACTTTCCATTGTTATAGGATGCTTCGTTTACTGCTTCATTGAAATGAATTTTAGGAGTCACTTTGTATTTATCGCTGACCTTCTTGAAGTAGGCTTGGATTTCATCCCCATGGGCAAAACGATGGCTCCATTCTGGATTTGGCTCAAAACTATAAGTATACATATGAGCAGGAATGTCACAAGCAACACCCGGATAGGTGTTTTCTCTCCAAGTGCCCCCTAAGTCATTTTTTTTCTCTAGTATGGTAATGTCCGTGATTCCGGCTTTTTCTAATTCAATCGCTAGTAGGATGCCAGTCATCCCGGCACCTATGACCACAACGGAAGGATTTCTAAGAAGTGATGTTGTCATCTGTTTCCTCGTTTAGTATTTTGTCCGAACCTTGTTATAAGAACATTGTTCCGTAATTCGCAACTGACAGAGAATGACACCAGTTTGGGATTTGTTTGCAATAAAAAAAACATATGTGTGATAAAAAAGGAAATTTGATTTTTAAAATTAGAATCATAGTGATTCTAAAAATGACCCAATTGAACAGTGGCTGGTTTGGTTCATAGGGTGACACGGATCTTCCTTTCAACGGAAAGTCTCGGTTTGCATTTATTTTTCATTTTATTCCTCGTTTCTTTGCAATAT
The sequence above is drawn from the Leptospira sp. WS4.C2 genome and encodes:
- a CDS encoding flavin-containing monooxygenase; this encodes MTTSLLRNPSVVVIGAGMTGILLAIELEKAGITDITILEKKNDLGGTWRENTYPGVACDIPAHMYTYSFEPNPEWSHRFAHGDEIQAYFKKVSDKYKVTPKIHFNEAVNEASYNNGKWTTKTSQGKTFVSDFLISATGILHHPARPNIPGLESFQGKCFHTAEWDHSVELKGKRIGIIGTGSTAAQVIPEMIKVGEKVSVFQRTPQWIVKVPDTNYTEEDKKKWRKEPNILKRFHKWYTFAVEQTFSKAVIGKKIPHMLMSFLCKRNLRISVKDPILRAKLTPNYRVGCKRVIVNSTFYDAIQKPNADLVTEGIEKITEKGVVTKDGTLHELDVLILATGFHPFNFMRPMNLTGKDGISIDSVWKKKVQAYRSLFIPHFPNFVLMLGPNTPIGNFSVIAMSEIQTKYVMKVIHDWRKKKFDEIETTEEALKQFAAYLKAGMGNTVWLGGCQSWYLDPDGDPAMWPYTWSRWEKEMKTPDYKDFALTTF